Proteins encoded together in one Flavobacterium keumense window:
- a CDS encoding DUF4292 domain-containing protein, with product MRKIIMVLFLMALVSCKTQQAIAITTPEVPKTKEISAGEIIANHYNNKINFSTVYIKSNVRFSDEKQTQNVTAEIKIKKDEQILISVRFLGITMAKALITPTSVSYYEKMNGTYFEGDFSGLSQWLGTDLDFSKIQNMLLGEAFDNLQQGKYVLSKSEQGFELVDLQSEKTKKNYVFDTEKFQIQKQEISQPEQDRMIQVSYSERASFNEGAVPMQVLINALQAKGKTEISFNYNAVSFNEALSFPYSVPNGYKRILIK from the coding sequence ATGAGAAAGATAATCATGGTGTTGTTTTTAATGGCATTGGTTTCGTGTAAAACCCAACAAGCCATTGCGATAACTACGCCCGAAGTTCCTAAAACAAAAGAGATTTCAGCTGGAGAAATAATAGCGAATCATTACAATAACAAAATCAACTTTTCGACGGTTTATATTAAATCGAATGTGCGTTTTTCTGATGAAAAACAAACACAGAATGTAACGGCAGAAATTAAAATTAAGAAAGACGAACAAATTTTGATTAGCGTGCGTTTCTTAGGAATTACGATGGCGAAAGCCTTAATTACACCTACATCGGTGAGTTATTATGAGAAGATGAACGGAACGTACTTTGAGGGCGATTTCAGCGGATTGAGTCAATGGCTTGGGACTGATTTGGATTTTTCTAAAATTCAAAATATGTTGTTGGGCGAAGCTTTTGATAATTTACAACAGGGGAAATATGTCTTGTCAAAAAGCGAACAGGGGTTTGAATTAGTCGACTTACAATCCGAAAAAACGAAGAAAAATTACGTTTTTGATACAGAAAAATTTCAGATTCAAAAACAAGAAATAAGTCAGCCAGAACAAGACCGAATGATTCAGGTGAGTTATTCAGAACGCGCTTCATTTAATGAAGGGGCAGTTCCAATGCAGGTTTTGATAAACGCTTTACAAGCGAAAGGAAAAACCGAAATCAGTTTTAATTACAATGCGGTTAGTTTCAATGAAGCGCTTTCTTTTCCATATAGCGTTCCAAATGGGTACAAAAGAATTTTAATTAAGTAA
- a CDS encoding murein hydrolase activator EnvC family protein, whose amino-acid sequence MPKFLLSLLFICTTSLVWSQESQQERLEQRKAQIQQEIKENERLLQSVKKKEKSAVSVMAIQEKKIALKENLIKTTEKQAKLLSNDMYINQVQINKLKKELVILKEDYAKMIVKSYKSRSEESRAMFLLSSKNFQQAYKRLQYMKQYTSFRKIQGEEIQGKSKELVVYNQKLEVQKSAKQKLIEEKEKERQSLEQEKKEQEKLVNAIKKDKNKIANDIKKKQQEAKAIDRQIDRLIRQAIAEANRKAAAERAKQKAAATAAAKEKKAAALAAAKELANANKTTKNAKPIAKPVETEEEPEPTTRESISSTKIDLTPEAKIVSDNFRANKGRLPYPVERGSITLGFGNQPHPVYKSLMVHNSGVEITTDQGASARAVFDGIVTSVISLSPVNRAVMIQHGDYFTVYQNLSSVSVSKGEKVNRKQAIGRVRSNGETGKTVIKFLILQNTSYINPAGWLSN is encoded by the coding sequence ATGCCAAAATTTCTCCTTAGTCTATTGTTTATTTGCACCACCTCATTGGTTTGGAGCCAAGAGTCGCAACAAGAAAGGTTAGAACAACGAAAAGCTCAAATTCAGCAAGAAATAAAAGAGAATGAAAGACTATTACAGTCCGTTAAGAAAAAAGAAAAATCGGCAGTGAGTGTCATGGCTATTCAAGAGAAAAAAATAGCGCTGAAAGAAAATTTGATAAAGACCACAGAGAAACAAGCGAAGTTGTTAAGTAACGATATGTATATTAATCAAGTACAGATTAACAAGCTTAAGAAAGAACTAGTTATTTTAAAAGAAGATTACGCAAAGATGATTGTGAAGTCGTATAAAAGTCGTTCAGAAGAGAGCAGAGCCATGTTTTTATTGTCGTCAAAAAATTTCCAGCAGGCATACAAACGATTACAGTATATGAAACAATATACTAGTTTTAGAAAAATTCAAGGAGAAGAAATTCAAGGAAAATCGAAAGAACTTGTTGTGTACAATCAAAAATTAGAAGTACAAAAATCAGCCAAGCAAAAATTAATTGAAGAGAAAGAGAAAGAACGTCAGTCTTTAGAACAAGAAAAGAAAGAACAAGAAAAATTAGTAAATGCGATTAAAAAAGACAAGAATAAAATTGCTAATGACATTAAGAAAAAACAACAAGAAGCCAAAGCGATAGATCGTCAAATAGACCGTTTAATTCGTCAGGCCATTGCAGAAGCGAATAGAAAAGCGGCTGCCGAAAGAGCCAAACAAAAAGCAGCTGCCACCGCTGCGGCTAAAGAGAAGAAAGCGGCTGCACTAGCTGCTGCAAAAGAGCTAGCTAACGCCAATAAGACAACAAAAAACGCCAAACCAATAGCAAAACCAGTAGAAACAGAGGAAGAACCAGAACCCACAACAAGGGAATCTATTTCGTCTACGAAAATTGATTTAACTCCCGAAGCTAAAATTGTTTCGGATAATTTTAGAGCCAATAAAGGAAGATTGCCGTATCCAGTAGAACGTGGAAGCATTACTTTAGGTTTTGGAAACCAACCACATCCGGTATATAAATCGTTAATGGTGCATAATAGTGGTGTAGAGATTACAACCGACCAAGGAGCTAGTGCTAGAGCAGTTTTTGATGGGATTGTGACTAGTGTAATTAGTTTGTCTCCCGTAAATAGAGCCGTAATGATTCAGCACGGAGATTACTTTACGGTATATCAAAATTTAAGTTCTGTTTCTGTAAGCAAAGGAGAAAAGGTAAACAGAAAACAAGCAATAGGAAGAGTTCGTTCCAATGGAGAAACGGGTAAAACGGTGATTAAATTTTTAATACTTCAAAATACTTCGTATATCAATCCTGCGGGATGGTTATCAAATTAA
- a CDS encoding helix-turn-helix domain-containing protein, producing MAIIVNLDVMMAKRKMSLNELSEKVGLTLANLSILKTGKAKAIRFSTLEAICNALDCQPGDILEYTAEK from the coding sequence ATGGCAATAATCGTAAACCTAGATGTAATGATGGCAAAACGCAAAATGTCACTCAACGAATTATCAGAAAAAGTAGGGTTGACATTAGCCAATTTATCTATTTTAAAAACAGGAAAAGCAAAGGCCATAAGATTTAGCACATTAGAAGCTATTTGCAATGCTTTAGACTGTCAACCAGGCGACATTTTGGAATACACCGCTGAAAAATAA
- a CDS encoding DUF2975 domain-containing protein: MKKNNAAILKGLHVASWIIFIGLCIEAGALLFNFVFTLFKPIATHNVYNGLDLSELYEKEFPHFVGLMSCIVVLAFLKAYLFYWVVRLFTKLNIEAPFSLAIAKIIEKISYEAFSIAILSIITKEYAKRLIQNGYELSDASSYWNDTAAFLMMGAIVYVISQIFKKGIELQKENDLTI, encoded by the coding sequence ATGAAAAAAAATAATGCGGCTATTTTAAAAGGACTGCATGTTGCTTCTTGGATCATTTTTATTGGACTTTGCATAGAAGCCGGTGCGCTACTATTTAATTTTGTTTTTACCTTGTTCAAACCAATCGCAACACATAACGTTTATAATGGATTAGATCTTTCCGAATTGTATGAAAAAGAATTTCCTCACTTTGTAGGATTAATGAGTTGTATCGTTGTTTTAGCATTTCTTAAAGCCTACTTATTTTATTGGGTAGTACGCTTATTCACTAAATTGAATATTGAAGCTCCCTTTAGTCTGGCTATAGCCAAAATCATAGAAAAGATAAGTTACGAGGCGTTTTCAATAGCAATTCTAAGTATAATTACAAAAGAATATGCTAAAAGACTCATTCAAAACGGATACGAACTAAGTGATGCCAGTTCGTATTGGAACGATACAGCAGCATTTTTGATGATGGGCGCAATTGTTTACGTTATTTCACAGATTTTCAAAAAAGGAATTGAATTACAAAAAGAAAACGACCTAACAATTTAA